A single window of Nicotiana tomentosiformis chromosome 1, ASM39032v3, whole genome shotgun sequence DNA harbors:
- the LOC138891647 gene encoding secreted RxLR effector protein 161-like produces MDTHIARGETLNLKICPKTENKKKDMSRVPYSSDVGSLMYAMMCTRPDICYAVALVSRYQSNPERDHWKAVKRIFIYLKGTTDYSLYYSRNNLHLRGYTNADWAGDWNDRKSTSGYAFLLNGGSISSKSKKQTCTTLSTIEAEFVACAFAVQEVIWLKRFFEHLDIIKNSEGPMTLYCDSQAAIAYTNILKYHRKTKYINIKYNFVRDIVASGKINL; encoded by the coding sequence ATGGATACTCATATAGCAAGAGGtgaaactttaaaccttaaaataTGTCCAAAGactgaaaataaaaagaaagacatGTCTCGAGTTCCGTATTCAAGTGATGTCGGGAGCTTGATGTACGCTATGATGTGTACTCGCCCAGACATCTGTTATGCAGTAGCTCTAGTTAGCAGGTATCAATCCAATCCTGAAAGAGATCATTGGAAAGCTGTGAAAAGAATTTTCATATACCTGAAAGGAACTacagattattcactatattatAGTAGAAATAATTTACACTTGAGAGGATATACAAATGCTGATTGGGCTGGTGACTGGAATGATAGAAAATCAACATCCGGTTATGCTTTCTTACTTAATGGTGGTTCTATTTCATCAAAAAGTAAGAAACAAACTTGTACAACCCTTTCGACGATAGAAGCTGAGTTTGTGGCTTGTGCGTTTGCAGTACAAGAAGTTATTTGGTTGAAGAGATTCTTTGAGCATTTGGATATTATAAAGAACTCTGAGGGTCCCATGACTctatattgtgatagtcaagcagcTATTGCATACACAAATATCCTAAAGTATCATCGCAAGACCAAATACATTAACATCAAATATAACTTTGTGAGAGACATAGTAGCAAGTGGAAAGATAAATTTATAG
- the LOC104116919 gene encoding S-adenosyl-L-methionine-dependent uroporphyrinogen III methyltransferase, chloroplastic codes for MALVSRIPSISPSSGATQLRKIKSFGLKPVSCINYVSQSSSPFTEKHSIERYQRDNWIYKNELEEKSGSCPILPDPSYVRDYDIALQLPELKKMLRVLKEKRKSEGGGDKRGPGNVYLVGTGPGDPELLTLKALRVIQNADLLLYDRLVSNEVLDLVGPDARLLYVGKTAGYHSRTQEEIHELLLSFAEAGANVVRLKGGDPLVFGRGGEEMDFLQQQGIQVKVIPGITAASGISAELGIPLTHRGVANSVRFLTGHSRKGGTDPLFVAENAADPDCTLVVYMGLSTLPSLASKLIHHGLPTDTPAVAIERGTTPQQRMVFAELKNLADDIASNQLVSPTLIIIGKVVALSPLWRHSAEESPILVETRPSTNTVQ; via the exons ATGGCTCTTGTAAGTAGAATTCCTTCAATTTCTCCTTCTTCTGGAGCAACCCAATTGAGAAAAATCAAATCTTTTGGGCTTAAACCTGTTTCTTGCATAAACTATGTATCACAATCATCTTCCCCCTTTACTGAGAAGCATTCAATTGAGAGATACCAAAGGGACAATTGGATTTACAAGAATGAATTGGAGGAGAAATCTGGTTCTTGCCCAATTCTACCTGATCCCAGCTATGTTAGGGACTATGACATAGCTTTACAGCTACCTGAGCTGAAGAAAATGCTTCGGGTTTTGAAGGAGAAAAGGAAAAGTGAAGGAGGGGGTGATAAAAGAGGGCCTGGGAATGTGTACTTGGTTGGTACTGGACCAGGGGATCCTGAGTTGTTGACACTTAAGGCTTTGAGGGTTATTCAGAATGCTGATCTTTTGTTGTATGATAGATTAGTTTCTAATGAAGTGTTGGATTTGGTTGGTCCTGATGCTAGACTTCTTTATGTTGGTAAAACTGCTGGTTACCATAGCAGGACTCAG GAAGAAATTCATGAGTTGCTTCTGAGTTTTGCAGAAGCTGGAGCAAATGTTGTGAGACTAAAAGGCGGTGATCCGCTG GTATTTGGACGGGGTGGAGAAGAGATGGATTTTCTTCAACAACAGGGAATTCAAGTTAAAGTAATTCCAG GTATTACTGCAGCTTCTGGTATATCAGCAGAGTTGGGAATTCCATTAACCCATCGTGGTGTTGCAAATAGTGTTAGATTTCTCACCGGTCACTCAAGAAAAGGCGGAACAGACCCGCTTTTCGTTGCAGAGAATGCAGCTGACCCTGACTGTACTTTAGTTGTTTATATGGGCTTGTCAACTCTTCCTTCCCTGGCCTCAAAGCTGATACATCATGGGTTGCCAACTGACACACCAGCTGTTGCCATTGAGCGAGGGACAACACCCCAACAACGCATG GTGTTTGCAGAATTGAAGAATCTTGCTGACGACATTGCATCAAACCAGCTAGTGTCACCAACCTTGATTATCATTGGGAAGGTTGTGGCGCTTTCACCATTATGGCGACATTCTGCTGAAGAGAGTCCCATCTTGGTTGAGACTAGACCTTCAACCAACACAGTGCAATAG